From Frateuria aurantia DSM 6220, one genomic window encodes:
- a CDS encoding lipid A biosynthesis acyltransferase: MRPDIYLVYLLLRLVGCLPLRWLHALGSALGWLSFHLARRSRRVVATNLRIARPQLEGSELQRQTLLAMQETCKSGTELAKIWGRGPEVALKLVREVCGQDLLDEALASGKGVIIAAPHHGCWELLNFWVAARSRLAILYRPPRIAALEQLLRKARGPGAPEQIRADAGGVRTLYRWLSGGGAAGVLPDQKPRAGEGQFAPFFSREALTMVLLPRVAQRTGSRVLYGFVERLPAGQGYRVHFLPAAPEIFSPDIKTACTALNRGVEACVEVAFSQYQWHYKRFSLSPTPGEPSPYR, translated from the coding sequence ATGCGTCCTGATATCTATCTTGTTTACCTGTTGCTGCGGCTGGTCGGCTGCCTGCCGTTGCGCTGGCTGCACGCACTGGGCTCGGCGCTGGGCTGGCTCAGCTTCCATCTGGCCCGGCGCAGCCGGCGCGTGGTGGCGACCAATCTGCGCATTGCCCGGCCACAGCTGGAAGGGTCCGAGCTGCAGCGACAGACCTTGCTGGCGATGCAGGAAACCTGCAAGTCGGGCACCGAGCTGGCCAAGATCTGGGGCCGTGGTCCTGAGGTGGCCTTGAAGCTGGTGCGCGAAGTCTGTGGTCAGGATCTGCTGGACGAGGCCCTGGCCAGCGGCAAGGGCGTGATCATCGCGGCGCCGCATCATGGCTGCTGGGAATTGCTGAATTTCTGGGTAGCCGCACGCAGCCGGCTGGCCATTCTGTACCGGCCGCCACGCATCGCCGCGCTGGAACAATTGCTGCGCAAAGCGCGAGGGCCCGGCGCTCCAGAGCAGATCCGTGCCGATGCCGGCGGGGTCAGAACCCTTTATCGCTGGCTGTCCGGTGGCGGTGCCGCCGGGGTGCTGCCGGATCAGAAGCCGCGGGCGGGCGAGGGCCAGTTTGCGCCGTTCTTCAGCCGCGAGGCGCTGACCATGGTCCTGCTGCCGCGGGTGGCTCAGCGGACCGGTTCGCGGGTGCTGTATGGCTTTGTGGAACGGCTGCCCGCCGGCCAGGGCTATCGCGTGCATTTCCTGCCGGCCGCGCCGGAGATCTTCAGTCCGGACATCAAGACCGCCTGCACCGCGCTCAACCGTGGCGTGGAGGCCTGTGTCGAGGTGGCCTTCAGCCAGTATCAGTGGCATTACAAGCGCTTCAGTCTCAGTCCGACGCCTGGCGAACCCAGTCCCTATCGCTGA
- the rpoD gene encoding RNA polymerase sigma factor RpoD, with product MNSKAHEQQSEIKQLISKGLEQGYLTYAEINDHLPDDVVDPEQIEDIMAVLKGVGIEVHDAAPDSDPLSDNSNGGGTTDEAAAEEAAALLSAVDAEVGRTTDPVRMYMREMGTVELLTREGEIAIAKRIEEGLGQVQTALASFPLTIELLLEEYSQHQEGKRRLSEVLAGFTDLEEAAAAEAESADDDSSNTSTSNDSDDDSDDDSDDNSNGSDDDDNASSGPDPEEVRRRMDELRGFYEEFQKVSPEAASIDDPRIVALRGQMAEAFLRLKLPSALIDGFVRRLREVVGDIRSHERVLMEILVKHVKMPKTEFLKTFPNNEGNLEWAEELGRKRQKWSANIKLHREAIDAEQEKLAGIEKTLFLPLTDIKEINRTMSIGEAKARRAKKEMVEANLRLVISIAKKYTNRGLQFLDLIQEGNIGLMKAVDKFEYRRGYKFSTYATWWIRQAITRSIADQARTIRIPVHMIETINKLNRISRQMLQQFGREPTPEELAKEMEMPEDKIRKVLKIAKEPISMETPIGDDEDSHLGDFIEDANASSPVESATETGLMETVRDVLAGLTPREAKVLRMRFGIDMNTDHTLEEVGKQFDVTRERIRQIEAKALRKLRHPSRSETLRSFLDID from the coding sequence ATGAACAGCAAAGCCCACGAGCAACAGTCAGAAATCAAGCAGCTCATCTCCAAGGGTTTGGAGCAGGGCTATTTGACCTACGCCGAAATCAACGATCACCTGCCTGACGATGTCGTCGATCCGGAGCAGATCGAAGACATCATGGCAGTGCTCAAAGGTGTGGGTATCGAGGTGCACGATGCGGCCCCCGATTCCGACCCTCTGTCAGACAATTCCAACGGCGGCGGCACCACCGACGAGGCGGCGGCCGAAGAAGCGGCTGCCTTGCTGTCGGCGGTCGACGCCGAAGTCGGTCGCACCACCGACCCGGTCCGCATGTACATGCGTGAAATGGGTACGGTCGAGCTGCTGACCCGCGAGGGCGAAATCGCCATCGCCAAACGCATCGAGGAAGGTCTGGGCCAGGTCCAGACCGCGTTGGCCAGCTTTCCGCTGACCATCGAACTGCTGCTGGAGGAATACAGCCAGCATCAGGAAGGCAAGCGCCGTCTCAGCGAAGTGCTGGCCGGTTTCACCGATCTGGAAGAAGCCGCCGCGGCCGAGGCCGAATCCGCTGACGATGACAGCAGCAATACCTCGACCAGCAATGATTCGGATGACGACTCCGACGACGACTCCGACGACAACAGCAACGGTTCGGACGATGATGACAACGCCAGCAGCGGCCCGGATCCGGAAGAAGTCCGGCGCCGGATGGACGAGCTGCGCGGCTTCTACGAAGAATTCCAGAAGGTCTCGCCGGAAGCGGCCAGCATCGACGATCCCCGCATCGTCGCCCTGCGCGGCCAGATGGCCGAAGCCTTCCTGCGACTGAAGCTGCCCTCGGCCCTGATCGACGGCTTCGTGCGCCGCCTGCGCGAAGTGGTGGGCGATATCCGCAGCCACGAGCGCGTGCTGATGGAAATTCTGGTCAAGCATGTGAAGATGCCGAAGACCGAGTTCCTGAAGACCTTCCCCAACAACGAGGGCAACCTCGAGTGGGCCGAGGAACTGGGCCGCAAGCGTCAGAAGTGGTCGGCCAACATCAAGCTGCACCGCGAAGCGATCGATGCCGAACAGGAAAAGCTGGCAGGTATCGAAAAGACCCTGTTCCTGCCGCTGACCGACATCAAGGAAATCAACCGGACCATGTCGATCGGCGAGGCCAAGGCCCGTCGCGCCAAGAAGGAAATGGTCGAGGCCAACCTGCGTCTGGTGATCTCGATCGCCAAGAAGTACACCAACCGCGGCCTGCAGTTCCTGGATCTGATCCAGGAAGGCAACATCGGCCTGATGAAGGCTGTCGACAAGTTCGAATACCGTCGCGGCTACAAGTTCTCGACCTATGCCACCTGGTGGATTCGCCAGGCGATCACCCGCTCGATCGCCGACCAGGCCCGCACCATCCGAATTCCGGTGCACATGATCGAGACCATCAACAAGCTCAATCGCATTTCCCGCCAGATGCTGCAGCAGTTCGGCCGCGAGCCGACGCCTGAAGAACTGGCCAAGGAAATGGAGATGCCCGAGGACAAGATCCGCAAGGTGCTGAAGATCGCCAAGGAACCCATCTCGATGGAAACTCCGATCGGTGACGACGAAGATTCGCATCTGGGTGACTTCATCGAAGATGCCAATGCCTCTTCGCCGGTCGAATCGGCCACCGAAACGGGCCTGATGGAGACCGTCCGCGACGTGCTGGCCGGCCTGACGCCACGTGAGGCCAAGGTGTTGCGCATGCGCTTCGGCATCGACATGAATACCGACCATACCCTGGAAGAGGTCGGCAAGCAGTTCGACGTGACCCGCGAGCGGATCCGCCAGATCGAAGCCAAGGCCCTGCGCAAGCTGCGTCACCCCAGCCGCTCGGAAACCTTGCGCTCCTTCCTCGATATCGACTGA
- a CDS encoding DUF1269 domain-containing protein: protein MNHNLITLSFAEESKAYQALAELKQAAAEGRVKLVDAVVVSRGFDGQLQVQDGASDGSLATPGWTGTLVGAVVGMLGGPIGVLLGGLAGSLIGDSVSLDKAGNRTSLVEQIAQCIPAGATALIASVKEAAPEVIDDLAASLGGLVLRRPVEAVQAEVDAQTAAAMAAAAEARRVLHEQQKAEWKDKIQHWKGDFSEHLHSLAEKIKDKRAK from the coding sequence ATGAACCACAATCTGATCACCCTGTCCTTTGCCGAGGAAAGCAAGGCCTATCAGGCCCTGGCCGAGCTCAAGCAGGCGGCGGCCGAAGGCCGGGTCAAGCTGGTGGATGCGGTGGTAGTGAGCCGAGGCTTTGACGGCCAGCTGCAGGTGCAGGACGGCGCATCCGACGGAAGCCTGGCGACCCCGGGCTGGACCGGCACCCTGGTCGGTGCCGTGGTCGGCATGCTGGGCGGTCCGATCGGCGTCTTGCTGGGTGGCCTGGCCGGCTCCCTGATCGGTGACTCGGTGTCGCTGGACAAGGCCGGCAATCGTACCAGCCTGGTCGAACAGATCGCCCAGTGCATTCCGGCCGGCGCCACCGCCCTGATCGCTTCGGTCAAGGAAGCGGCACCGGAAGTGATCGACGATCTGGCGGCCAGTCTGGGGGGGCTGGTGCTGCGCCGCCCGGTCGAGGCTGTACAGGCCGAGGTCGATGCCCAGACCGCCGCCGCCATGGCCGCCGCCGCCGAAGCCCGCCGCGTGCTGCATGAGCAGCAGAAGGCCGAATGGAAGGACAAGATCCAGCATTGGAAGGGCGATTTCAGCGAGCATCTGCACAGCCTGGCTGAAAAGATCAAGGACAAGCGCGCCAAGTAA
- the dtd gene encoding D-aminoacyl-tRNA deacylase, translated as MIALLQRVSEARVEVEGETVGAIDAGILALVAVQPEDGETQCRRMLERILGYRMFADQQDRMNLSLRDTGGGLLLVSQFTLAADTRSGMRPGFSTAATPAQGRIWFDHLVEIARQQWQGVEIGRYGTHMKVHLINDGPVTFRLEV; from the coding sequence TTGATTGCATTGCTGCAACGGGTCAGCGAGGCCCGGGTGGAAGTGGAAGGCGAAACCGTCGGAGCGATCGACGCCGGCATCCTGGCGCTGGTGGCCGTGCAGCCGGAGGATGGCGAAACCCAATGCCGTCGCATGCTGGAACGGATCCTGGGTTATCGGATGTTCGCCGACCAGCAGGACCGCATGAATCTTTCGCTGCGGGATACCGGCGGCGGGCTGTTGCTGGTCAGCCAGTTCACCCTGGCCGCGGATACCCGCTCAGGGATGCGCCCGGGATTCAGCACGGCGGCCACACCGGCCCAGGGCCGGATCTGGTTCGATCATCTGGTGGAAATCGCACGTCAGCAATGGCAGGGGGTGGAAATCGGCAGGTATGGCACCCATATGAAAGTACATCTGATCAACGATGGCCCGGTCACCTTCCGTCTGGAAGTGTGA
- a CDS encoding c-type cytochrome, with protein MRGSYLATAADCAACHRTPGANTPSFAGGLGMELPFGRIVASNITPSVSAGIGNYSEQDFVRALTLGRRRNGSWLYPAMPYPAYAGLQPADLHDLYNYFMHGVAPDDQTPAKGWMAFPYSVRRGLALWNALFARQQEPPPTTGESATLRRGRYLVDVLGHCGSCHTPHNIAMAEEHSHYLQGGHVDGWMAPDITSDPVRGLGDWSQDEIVSYLRDGHATGKAMAAGGMAEAVENSLHALTHADLGAIATYLQHVPGRGHAGHEPPAWAYAGDPKADRRPALAEGREIYARACASCHRLAGEGAYGDWFPALSHNSTVGAPAATNLIQVILHGIDRASGPVRVHMPGFAGSLDNRRIAALTTYVRARFGRETGPVTTDEVATARRGGLPVGLRAMLITGPWLGLLVLLGLIWTTVRRWQRRHAANRSSS; from the coding sequence GTGCGCGGCTCCTACCTGGCCACGGCGGCCGACTGTGCGGCCTGCCATCGCACCCCCGGTGCGAACACGCCATCCTTTGCCGGTGGTCTGGGGATGGAACTGCCTTTTGGCCGGATTGTCGCCAGCAATATCACGCCTTCGGTCAGCGCCGGCATCGGCAACTACAGCGAGCAGGATTTCGTGCGCGCCCTGACCCTGGGCCGGCGGCGGAATGGCAGCTGGCTGTATCCGGCCATGCCCTATCCGGCCTATGCCGGCCTGCAGCCGGCAGATCTGCACGACCTCTACAACTATTTCATGCATGGCGTAGCGCCCGACGATCAAACGCCTGCCAAAGGCTGGATGGCCTTCCCCTATTCGGTGCGCCGTGGTCTGGCGCTGTGGAATGCCCTGTTTGCCCGACAGCAGGAGCCGCCGCCCACAACAGGCGAGTCCGCCACGCTGCGCCGCGGCCGCTATCTCGTCGATGTGCTGGGTCATTGCGGCTCCTGCCACACCCCGCACAACATCGCGATGGCGGAAGAGCATTCGCATTATCTGCAGGGCGGCCATGTCGATGGCTGGATGGCGCCCGATATCACCTCCGATCCGGTCCGCGGGCTGGGAGACTGGTCACAGGATGAAATCGTCAGCTATCTGCGTGACGGCCACGCCACCGGCAAGGCCATGGCGGCCGGCGGCATGGCCGAGGCGGTGGAAAACAGTCTTCATGCACTCACCCATGCCGATCTGGGCGCTATCGCCACCTATCTGCAGCACGTCCCCGGCCGCGGCCATGCCGGTCATGAGCCGCCGGCATGGGCCTATGCCGGGGATCCGAAGGCCGACCGCAGACCGGCATTGGCCGAGGGACGCGAGATCTATGCGCGTGCCTGCGCCAGCTGTCACCGGCTGGCGGGCGAAGGTGCCTATGGCGACTGGTTTCCTGCACTCAGTCACAACAGCACTGTAGGTGCGCCTGCCGCCACCAATCTGATCCAGGTCATCCTGCATGGCATCGACAGGGCCAGCGGCCCGGTGCGCGTCCATATGCCGGGCTTTGCCGGCAGCCTGGACAACCGCCGGATCGCAGCGCTGACCACCTATGTCCGTGCCCGCTTTGGACGCGAAACCGGCCCCGTGACCACAGACGAGGTCGCCACCGCACGTCGAGGCGGTTTGCCGGTCGGTCTGCGCGCCATGCTGATCACCGGACCATGGCTGGGCCTGCTGGTGTTGCTGGGCCTGATCTGGACCACCGTGCGCCGATGGCAGCGCCGCCATGCTGCAAACAGGAGTTCGTCGTGA
- a CDS encoding recombinase family protein has product MSEIVGYARVSTSGQTLDIQQEKLHAAGCTRIFSEKKSGRQADNRPELQSCLQFLRDGDTLVITKLDRMARSVLDLAKIADVLRTKGVALKVLDQAIDTTRPEGRLMFSLLGAFAQFENDIRAERQLEGIAKAKQKCVAFGRKRALTPEQCERVTILRRDEKFSIAQIAERFNVGPATI; this is encoded by the coding sequence ATGTCTGAGATAGTCGGTTACGCCCGTGTCAGCACTTCTGGCCAAACTTTAGACATCCAGCAAGAGAAGTTACACGCGGCTGGCTGCACACGCATCTTTTCCGAAAAAAAGTCAGGGCGTCAGGCCGACAACCGTCCGGAGTTACAAAGTTGCCTGCAGTTTCTCCGTGATGGAGACACCCTTGTCATTACCAAGCTTGATCGAATGGCGCGTTCAGTACTAGATCTGGCCAAGATTGCCGATGTACTACGCACAAAGGGCGTCGCCCTCAAAGTACTCGACCAAGCCATCGATACCACCAGACCTGAAGGTCGTCTGATGTTCAGCTTGCTTGGCGCGTTTGCGCAGTTCGAAAATGATATTCGGGCTGAGCGACAACTCGAAGGCATCGCCAAGGCGAAGCAGAAGTGTGTTGCCTTTGGAAGAAAGCGCGCACTGACCCCAGAACAATGCGAGCGGGTCACGATACTTCGGCGCGACGAGAAGTTTTCCATAGCTCAGATAGCAGAACGCTTCAATGTAGGCCCTGCCACGATCTAG
- a CDS encoding AAA family ATPase codes for MKITSFRASSVYGHLNFDLAFHSDLNILIGANGSGKTTVLKMITYLLTPSLSRLSLIPFKTVEVDLIPKHSDRVVTLRADNTSKSMIITILGASGIDPLRDKCVVPIVHMSDESKFIGSDLRASLLAKSIWDDQSNTKVYSYLEKLASPYYVGLDRNFEDDQPARLAGSTAELLGMKISNNTSVGSKNSIEELQSLLSKEYKRLKDIEAGRANKLRKEIVISAFQFSEFAFEDDFATDGQALKDRYQALLDREHEIRGVIASIEVDSKDVIGQVDVFFKKLKKSYERIGKGDSDLSLMLDWLVHKAQIERITSLLKVIDENKDAVAALYAKTNLFLRRLNLFLVDSGKVANLNKVGQLVIESASKDLIPLNLLSSGEIQIICLLGQLFFRRDRHIFIIDEPELSLHVRWQRRFVESACEAQRSNQLILATHSPEIVGKYKSHAISVRGR; via the coding sequence ATGAAAATTACTTCCTTCAGAGCAAGCTCAGTTTACGGCCACCTAAATTTCGATCTGGCTTTCCACTCGGATCTTAATATTTTAATAGGCGCTAATGGTAGTGGTAAAACTACTGTCCTAAAAATGATTACTTACCTTCTTACTCCGTCGCTGTCCAGATTGTCCTTAATTCCCTTCAAGACGGTTGAGGTCGACCTGATACCTAAGCATTCTGATCGCGTGGTGACCCTGCGAGCGGATAATACTTCTAAGAGTATGATCATTACTATTTTGGGCGCTAGTGGGATCGACCCGTTAAGGGATAAGTGCGTCGTCCCCATTGTTCATATGTCAGATGAGTCCAAATTTATCGGATCTGATCTCAGGGCGAGCTTGCTGGCTAAATCTATATGGGATGATCAAAGTAACACTAAGGTGTATTCCTATTTGGAAAAGCTCGCATCGCCATATTATGTGGGGCTAGACAGAAATTTTGAAGATGATCAACCAGCAAGATTGGCGGGATCGACTGCTGAGCTTTTAGGAATGAAGATTTCTAATAATACCTCTGTAGGTTCTAAAAATAGCATTGAGGAATTGCAGTCGCTGCTTTCTAAGGAATATAAGCGTTTAAAAGACATCGAAGCTGGACGAGCGAATAAGCTAAGGAAGGAAATAGTAATATCAGCCTTCCAGTTCTCTGAATTTGCATTTGAGGACGATTTTGCAACAGATGGGCAGGCGCTTAAGGACCGCTATCAGGCTCTTCTAGATCGAGAGCACGAGATTAGGGGTGTCATCGCTAGTATCGAGGTTGATAGTAAAGACGTCATAGGACAAGTTGATGTATTTTTTAAGAAATTGAAAAAATCGTACGAGCGCATAGGTAAAGGTGATTCTGATTTGTCTTTGATGCTAGATTGGCTTGTTCATAAGGCTCAAATCGAGCGAATTACTTCGCTCCTTAAGGTTATTGATGAAAATAAAGATGCTGTTGCTGCACTGTACGCAAAGACTAATCTTTTTTTAAGGAGACTTAATTTATTTCTCGTTGACTCGGGAAAGGTGGCAAATTTAAACAAAGTTGGCCAGCTAGTAATCGAAAGTGCTTCTAAAGACCTCATTCCGCTGAATTTGCTCTCGTCAGGTGAGATTCAGATAATTTGCCTCCTTGGGCAATTGTTTTTCCGCCGTGATCGACATATTTTTATAATTGATGAGCCGGAACTATCTCTCCACGTTCGGTGGCAAAGAAGATTTGTGGAGAGTGCTTGTGAAGCGCAGCGCTCTAATCAGCTGATTTTAGCGACCCACTCCCCTGAAATTGTGGGTAAGTACAAGAGCCATGCTATCTCAGTTCGAGGAAGGTAA
- a CDS encoding tyrosine-type recombinase/integrase: MLTDKEIKNIPLPLDGEVKKIRMGNSLYLLLQSSGSGYWSLSYRANGKQKSVTVAPPWPETKAKDAVRKAAVMRETIRNGDDPLVSRRKARVGQLTQPDRHFDVVAMAWYDYRKPAWKPNTASQVKSYLEREIIPAFKGRALDDISTREIATLLQSYSQRGVIDTGIKVRQWITRIYEYARAMGLTQADPCRDVKALHFHHQQGQRKQPHVSQAELPELVKAIRSYAGSPIVRICAELMLWTANRPGVTRSVKWSELDLDAGLWKIAKGRAMHKEGHRHETPLPRQAIAALLELQPFTGHFEHVFPGRNEPSQPISDGAVNAMLKAQGFAGRQTPHGIRHVVSTALNERGYRPDLIERQLTHGDPDKVRGIYNEAMLIPERREMMQAWADELDHIREINVKDQRAP; encoded by the coding sequence ATGCTGACGGACAAGGAAATCAAAAACATTCCTCTCCCGCTTGACGGCGAAGTCAAGAAGATACGGATGGGCAATAGCCTCTATCTGCTTCTTCAATCTAGCGGTTCTGGATACTGGTCCCTAAGCTACCGAGCCAACGGTAAGCAGAAGAGTGTTACGGTTGCACCGCCTTGGCCGGAAACCAAGGCCAAAGATGCCGTTCGCAAAGCGGCCGTCATGCGCGAGACGATCCGGAATGGTGATGACCCTCTAGTCTCCCGGCGAAAGGCGCGTGTTGGGCAATTGACGCAGCCTGACAGGCACTTCGATGTGGTGGCGATGGCTTGGTATGACTATCGCAAGCCGGCATGGAAGCCAAATACGGCTTCTCAAGTGAAGTCGTATCTCGAGCGAGAAATCATTCCGGCATTCAAAGGCCGTGCCCTTGATGACATCTCCACTCGTGAAATTGCAACCCTGCTCCAAAGCTATAGTCAACGGGGTGTAATCGACACCGGCATCAAAGTCCGGCAGTGGATCACCAGAATCTACGAGTACGCTCGTGCCATGGGACTTACCCAGGCCGATCCTTGCCGAGACGTCAAGGCACTGCACTTTCACCATCAACAAGGCCAGCGCAAACAACCTCATGTTTCGCAGGCTGAGCTACCTGAATTAGTAAAGGCCATCCGAAGCTATGCGGGATCACCCATAGTACGGATCTGCGCCGAACTGATGCTATGGACCGCAAATCGCCCCGGAGTAACACGTTCAGTCAAATGGAGCGAACTGGATCTGGATGCCGGCCTGTGGAAGATCGCCAAAGGCCGTGCGATGCATAAGGAAGGGCATCGTCATGAAACACCTCTCCCACGGCAGGCCATCGCAGCACTTCTTGAACTCCAGCCTTTCACCGGTCACTTCGAGCATGTTTTCCCTGGTCGGAATGAACCTTCCCAACCGATCAGTGATGGTGCAGTCAATGCCATGCTGAAAGCCCAGGGCTTCGCCGGCCGCCAAACACCTCATGGCATCCGGCATGTCGTCTCTACCGCGCTAAATGAGCGTGGGTATCGGCCAGACCTCATTGAGCGGCAACTTACTCACGGAGACCCCGACAAAGTCCGAGGGATATATAACGAAGCCATGCTCATCCCTGAGCGAAGGGAGATGATGCAAGCCTGGGCGGATGAACTTGATCATATAAGAGAAATTAATGTTAAAGATCAAAGGGCTCCGTAA
- a CDS encoding alpha/beta fold hydrolase encodes MLIETVDHWVSSGGHGLYLQEIPAASGKDNGVGVLFLHGAFSNQRLFFNHDQKGAGRYFHELGYPVFLGNMRGHGRSRWPGHPPHDWGWSFDDYVEADIPALLGFVGKHEAGPLFVVGHGLGGYAAAVSLGLFPELQRQVSGLVLLASAINDYRDGDKGRRLELPLARLLSRLHGRMPGRPLRLGPSDEPPGLIRQFSQWAEQGSFKSLDGEVDYAEVLAKVTLPVYAAVGEGDTHQASSARVKQLVQRFPGRDHFVQVFGPQHGYPRRFGHYDIVVGRHADEIVFPAVEAWMRRTLGH; translated from the coding sequence ATGCTTATCGAAACGGTCGATCACTGGGTTTCCAGCGGAGGCCATGGGTTGTATCTGCAGGAGATTCCCGCCGCGAGTGGCAAGGACAACGGTGTTGGCGTGCTGTTTCTGCACGGCGCCTTCAGCAATCAGCGGCTGTTCTTCAATCATGACCAGAAGGGGGCGGGCCGTTATTTCCACGAGCTGGGCTATCCGGTATTTCTGGGCAATATGCGCGGGCATGGCCGCAGCCGCTGGCCGGGACATCCGCCGCATGACTGGGGCTGGAGCTTCGATGATTACGTGGAGGCGGACATCCCTGCGCTGCTGGGCTTTGTCGGCAAGCACGAAGCCGGGCCACTGTTCGTGGTCGGACATGGTCTCGGTGGCTACGCGGCGGCGGTGTCCCTGGGTCTTTTTCCCGAACTGCAGCGGCAGGTCAGCGGTCTGGTGTTGCTGGCCTCGGCGATCAATGACTATCGCGACGGCGACAAGGGCCGCCGGCTGGAACTGCCGCTGGCACGGCTGCTCTCACGGTTGCATGGCCGCATGCCGGGACGGCCGTTGCGACTGGGGCCTTCCGATGAGCCGCCGGGACTGATCCGGCAGTTTTCGCAATGGGCGGAGCAAGGCAGTTTCAAGAGCCTGGATGGCGAGGTCGATTATGCGGAGGTGCTGGCCAAGGTCACCTTGCCGGTATATGCGGCGGTCGGCGAGGGCGATACCCATCAGGCCTCTTCGGCGCGGGTGAAGCAGCTGGTGCAGCGATTCCCGGGGCGGGACCACTTTGTGCAGGTGTTCGGACCGCAGCATGGCTACCCGCGTCGCTTCGGCCATTACGACATCGTCGTGGGCCGCCATGCCGACGAGATCGTGTTTCCGGCGGTGGAGGCCTGGATGCGGCGTACTCTGGGGCACTGA